A stretch of Corallococcus macrosporus DNA encodes these proteins:
- a CDS encoding LytR/AlgR family response regulator transcription factor produces MADLRVLLVDDEPWARRGLRQALARHPDAVVCGECRDGREAVEAIRAQRPHLVLLDVQMPELDGFGVLREVGAEHMPAVIFITAFDTFAVKAFTVHAVDYLVKPFDDARFDEALARARQRLRAGEAAELGRRLAELLADAGPAPKPAEPPADRLLVRVGLRSVLVPVADIEWVEADDYCVTLHADGKAHVLRESLAALEARLDAERFVRIHRSAIVNVECIQEVHRPSPTEQVVVLRSGQRLRVSRSRREHLERRLGRAR; encoded by the coding sequence ATGGCTGACCTGCGGGTGCTGCTGGTGGATGACGAGCCATGGGCCCGCAGGGGATTGCGGCAGGCCCTGGCACGCCATCCGGACGCAGTGGTGTGCGGCGAGTGCCGTGATGGCCGGGAGGCGGTGGAGGCCATCCGCGCCCAGCGGCCCCACCTGGTGCTGCTGGACGTGCAGATGCCGGAGCTGGATGGCTTCGGCGTGCTGCGCGAGGTGGGCGCGGAGCACATGCCCGCCGTCATCTTCATCACCGCGTTCGACACCTTCGCCGTGAAGGCCTTCACCGTGCACGCGGTGGACTACCTGGTGAAGCCCTTCGACGACGCGCGCTTCGACGAGGCCCTGGCCCGAGCCCGCCAGCGATTGCGAGCGGGAGAGGCCGCGGAGCTGGGACGGCGGCTCGCGGAGCTGCTGGCGGACGCGGGCCCCGCGCCAAAGCCCGCCGAGCCCCCCGCGGACCGGCTGCTGGTGCGCGTGGGCCTGCGCTCCGTGCTCGTCCCCGTCGCGGACATCGAGTGGGTTGAAGCGGACGACTACTGCGTCACGCTGCACGCGGACGGCAAGGCCCACGTGCTGCGCGAGAGCCTGGCGGCGCTGGAGGCCCGGTTGGACGCGGAGCGCTTCGTGCGCATCCACCGCTCCGCCATCGTCAACGTGGAGTGCATCCAGGAGGTGCACCGGCCCTCGCCCACGGAGCAGGTGGTGGTGCTGCGAAGCGGCCAGCGCCTGCGAGTGAGCCGCAGCCGCCGCGAACACCTGGAGCGGCGGCTGGGCCGGGCCCGCTGA
- a CDS encoding histidine kinase, which translates to MKSAASAGRLAALLDFVEAASGSAWRAWAKRAAAWSAPALFSALEMYTFSRGTPEPPALWRALAAQMPAWYVWLPLTPWLTRLAAREPLSPLRPRPVLVHLAACLGMGALFAGVYTATTATFMPMPGRDGAWAARWLQVWWGWLPMVGMAYATVLAVALATRASERARDSERQAAALAVQLTESRLLALQTQLQPHFLFNTLNAIVVLVRERETEEAARMLVLLSDLLRQLLQQGATQEVTLRDEVAVLSRYLELQQLRFADRLRVEWAVEPEALEVRVPHLVLQPLTENALRHGIGVRTAAGVLRIGARRRGDALELTVQDDGPGLPGGFDLESARGIGLSNTRARLAQLYGEAGRLRVTNAEGQGTVATILLPWRFTQGTAGVAHG; encoded by the coding sequence GTGAAGTCCGCCGCGTCCGCCGGTAGACTCGCGGCCCTCTTGGACTTCGTGGAAGCCGCATCCGGAAGCGCCTGGCGGGCCTGGGCGAAGCGGGCCGCCGCGTGGTCCGCGCCCGCGCTCTTCTCCGCGCTGGAGATGTACACCTTCAGCCGGGGCACGCCCGAGCCGCCCGCGCTGTGGCGGGCGCTCGCCGCGCAGATGCCCGCCTGGTACGTGTGGCTGCCGCTCACGCCGTGGCTCACCCGGCTGGCGGCGCGCGAGCCCCTGAGCCCCCTGCGTCCGCGTCCGGTGCTCGTGCACCTGGCGGCGTGCCTGGGCATGGGGGCCCTCTTCGCTGGCGTGTACACGGCGACGACGGCCACGTTCATGCCCATGCCCGGAAGGGACGGGGCCTGGGCCGCGCGCTGGCTGCAGGTGTGGTGGGGCTGGCTGCCGATGGTGGGCATGGCCTACGCGACGGTGCTGGCGGTGGCCCTGGCCACCCGGGCCTCCGAGCGGGCGCGGGACAGCGAGCGGCAGGCCGCGGCGCTCGCGGTGCAGCTGACCGAGTCCCGGCTGCTCGCGCTCCAGACGCAGTTGCAGCCGCACTTCCTCTTCAACACGCTCAACGCCATCGTCGTGCTGGTGCGCGAGCGGGAGACGGAAGAGGCCGCGCGCATGCTGGTGCTGCTGAGCGACCTGCTCCGCCAGTTGCTCCAGCAGGGCGCCACCCAGGAGGTGACGCTGCGAGACGAGGTGGCGGTGCTGTCGCGCTACCTGGAGCTCCAGCAACTGCGCTTCGCGGACCGGCTGCGCGTGGAGTGGGCCGTGGAGCCGGAAGCGCTGGAGGTCCGGGTGCCCCACCTGGTGCTCCAGCCGCTCACGGAGAACGCGCTCCGTCACGGCATCGGCGTGCGCACCGCGGCCGGGGTGCTGCGCATTGGCGCGAGGCGGCGGGGCGACGCGCTGGAGTTGACCGTGCAGGACGACGGTCCGGGGCTGCCCGGGGGCTTCGACCTGGAATCGGCCCGGGGAATCGGCCTGTCGAACACGCGCGCGAGGCTGGCGCAGCTCTACGGTGAAGCAGGGCGGCTGCGAGTCACCAACGCGGAGGGGCAGGGCACCGTCGCCACCATCCTCCTGCCGTGGCGCTTTACGCAGGGTACCGCTGGGGTGGCGCATGGCTGA
- a CDS encoding zinc-binding alcohol dehydrogenase family protein — MRAVALTKYLPSDHPEAFVDVELPDPTPGPGDLRVRVRAVSVNPVDVKVRAPKDKVEASPRVLGWDAAGVVEAVGKDVKRFRPGDEVFYAGSIAKPGTDSELHVVDARIVGRKPKGLTFTQAAAMPLTSITAWELLFERLGVPQRRTGTPKDALLVVGGAGGVGSMAIQIASKLTDLTVIATASRPETVEWCKSLGAHHVVDHRQPLAAQVQALVPGGVRYVMALTQTEQHFAQLVELMAPFGQLGIIDDPQTPLDVNAMKRKSLALHWELMFTRALYDADPLSQQRLLDTVADLVEAGTLRTTMTQDFGPLTAANLRRAHAAVETGRTVGKIVLSGIP, encoded by the coding sequence ATGCGAGCTGTCGCCCTCACGAAGTATCTCCCCAGTGACCACCCCGAGGCCTTCGTCGACGTGGAGCTGCCCGACCCTACGCCCGGCCCTGGCGACCTGCGGGTGCGCGTGCGCGCCGTGTCGGTGAACCCGGTGGACGTGAAGGTGCGCGCGCCCAAGGACAAGGTGGAGGCTTCACCGCGCGTGCTCGGCTGGGACGCGGCGGGTGTGGTGGAGGCGGTGGGGAAGGACGTGAAGCGCTTCCGTCCCGGGGATGAAGTCTTCTACGCGGGCTCCATCGCGAAGCCCGGCACGGACTCCGAGCTGCACGTCGTGGACGCGCGCATCGTCGGCCGCAAGCCGAAGGGGCTGACGTTCACGCAGGCGGCGGCGATGCCGCTCACCTCCATCACCGCGTGGGAGCTGCTCTTCGAGCGCCTGGGTGTGCCCCAGCGCAGGACGGGCACCCCGAAGGACGCGCTGCTCGTGGTGGGCGGCGCGGGCGGCGTGGGGTCCATGGCCATTCAGATCGCCAGCAAGCTGACGGACCTGACGGTCATCGCCACGGCGTCGCGGCCGGAGACGGTGGAGTGGTGCAAGTCATTGGGCGCGCACCACGTGGTGGACCACCGCCAGCCGCTGGCCGCGCAGGTGCAGGCGCTGGTGCCGGGCGGCGTGCGCTACGTGATGGCGCTCACCCAGACGGAGCAGCACTTCGCGCAGTTGGTGGAGCTGATGGCCCCGTTCGGGCAGCTGGGCATCATCGACGACCCGCAGACGCCGCTCGACGTGAACGCGATGAAGCGCAAGAGCCTGGCGCTGCACTGGGAGCTGATGTTCACCCGCGCGCTCTACGACGCGGATCCGCTCTCCCAGCAGCGGCTGCTCGACACGGTGGCGGACCTGGTGGAGGCCGGGACGCTGCGCACCACGATGACGCAGGACTTCGGTCCGCTCACCGCGGCGAACCTGCGGCGCGCGCACGCGGCGGTGGAGACGGGCCGCACGGTGGGGAAGATTGTCCTGAGCGGCATTCCCTGA
- a CDS encoding winged helix-turn-helix transcriptional regulator produces MARHKTYDCSSGCPVSATLDVIGGKWKGLILHHLLEGTLRFGELRKRIPDVTQRMLTQHLRELEESGLVHRQVYAEVPPRVEYSLTPQGQTLRGVIAALKSWGETYLGRKTPEPAAPKRRLAVASGR; encoded by the coding sequence ATGGCCCGGCACAAGACCTACGACTGCTCCTCCGGTTGTCCGGTGTCCGCGACGCTGGATGTGATTGGGGGCAAGTGGAAGGGGCTCATCCTCCACCACCTGCTGGAAGGCACGCTGCGCTTCGGGGAGCTGCGCAAGCGCATCCCGGACGTCACGCAGCGGATGCTCACGCAGCACCTGCGCGAGCTGGAGGAGAGCGGGCTCGTGCACCGGCAGGTGTACGCGGAGGTCCCTCCGCGCGTGGAGTACAGCCTCACGCCGCAAGGACAGACACTGCGCGGCGTGATTGCCGCGCTCAAGTCCTGGGGAGAGACGTACCTGGGCCGGAAGACTCCGGAGCCCGCCGCCCCGAAGCGCCGGCTCGCCGTCGCCTCGGGACGCTGA
- the trhA gene encoding PAQR family membrane homeostasis protein TrhA: MRVSAAVLGMEKPKLRGVLHQWAAAFAVGAGVVLVAMAPTPRTMLASGLYALSLVGLFTISATYHRVNWSPKARAWMRRADHAAIFLLIAGTYTPVILLGLPPEVGNPLMAWLYAGALLGILQSLFWVAAPKWVTAALAIGVGWTMMPYFGDVFRALGTSAIVLILGGGLAYTLGALAYAFKRPNPRPGVFGYHEVFHAMTLVGAGLHFILVLRMVRAAG, translated from the coding sequence GTGCGCGTGAGCGCGGCGGTGCTGGGAATGGAGAAGCCGAAGCTGCGGGGCGTGCTGCACCAGTGGGCGGCGGCGTTCGCGGTGGGGGCGGGGGTGGTGCTGGTTGCGATGGCGCCCACGCCGCGCACGATGCTGGCGTCCGGGCTGTACGCGCTGAGCCTGGTGGGGCTGTTCACCATCAGCGCGACGTACCACCGGGTGAACTGGTCCCCGAAGGCCCGCGCGTGGATGCGCCGGGCGGACCACGCGGCCATCTTCCTGCTCATCGCGGGGACGTACACGCCGGTCATCCTGCTGGGGCTGCCGCCGGAGGTGGGCAACCCGCTGATGGCGTGGCTCTACGCGGGCGCGCTCCTGGGCATCCTGCAGTCGCTGTTCTGGGTGGCCGCGCCCAAGTGGGTGACGGCGGCGCTGGCCATCGGGGTGGGGTGGACGATGATGCCGTACTTCGGCGACGTCTTCCGCGCGCTGGGCACCTCCGCCATCGTGCTCATCCTGGGCGGCGGGCTGGCGTACACGCTGGGCGCGCTCGCGTATGCCTTCAAGCGGCCCAACCCCCGGCCGGGCGTCTTCGGCTATCACGAAGTGTTCCACGCCATGACGCTGGTGGGGGCGGGGCTGCACTTCATCCTGGTGCTGCGCATGGTGCGCGCGGCGGGGTAG
- a CDS encoding TetR/AcrR family transcriptional regulator has translation MKKKQRLTGAERRVQLMEIGRAVFASKGYEATSIEEVAQQAGVSKPIVYEHFGAKEGLYAAIVDREMDDLVARVSASIAQGTPRQRFEDAVLAFMAYVKDEPAGFAVLTRDSPTAAARRGLTRVIDDLAQRVGDVFRSEFEHAGYPSKVAPIYANALVGMVTQVGHWWAAEGKAFSTENVARHVAALGWMGLRHLPKDPVPPGAKREPKRRA, from the coding sequence TTGAAGAAGAAACAGCGGCTGACGGGCGCCGAGCGCCGGGTCCAGTTGATGGAGATAGGCCGGGCGGTCTTCGCGTCGAAGGGCTACGAGGCGACCTCCATCGAGGAGGTTGCCCAGCAGGCAGGCGTGTCCAAGCCCATCGTGTACGAGCACTTCGGCGCGAAGGAGGGGCTGTACGCGGCCATCGTGGACCGGGAGATGGACGACCTGGTGGCGCGCGTGTCGGCGAGCATCGCGCAGGGCACGCCCCGGCAGCGCTTCGAGGACGCGGTGCTGGCGTTCATGGCCTACGTGAAGGACGAGCCCGCGGGCTTCGCGGTGCTCACGCGGGACTCGCCCACGGCGGCGGCGCGGCGCGGGCTGACGCGTGTCATTGACGACCTGGCCCAGCGCGTGGGGGACGTCTTCCGCAGCGAGTTCGAGCACGCCGGCTACCCGTCCAAGGTGGCGCCCATCTACGCCAACGCGCTCGTGGGCATGGTGACGCAGGTGGGACACTGGTGGGCCGCGGAGGGCAAGGCCTTCTCCACGGAGAACGTGGCCCGCCACGTGGCGGCGCTCGGATGGATGGGATTGCGGCACCTGCCCAAGGACCCCGTCCCGCCCGGCGCGAAGCGCGAGCCGAAGCGCCGGGCCTGA
- a CDS encoding M4 family metallopeptidase, whose protein sequence is MRIRHYASLASFLLLGSACGPTDTVEDASKVEAQQDSALAAKPVRGDGLRRLQAERPGFAKGAGELSTRRFHVDGRGQAHERLAQTFQGVPVFGAAAIVHLDANGAVAGVTDKLVRNLKVETTPRLKADEAIQRAVASVEQAGGVLTGAPRADLQILADQKDTRLTWRVQLATMDVDGLPSMPNVFIDARTGDTVWGFDNLQTHRNRKTYTAKNRTTLPGTLVRSEGQGPSGDALLDQAHDNAGFTYDFYANVFGRDSYDGLGTTLTSSVHYSKNYVNAFWDGTQMVYGDGDGVQSSALTVLDVVGHELTHAVTDTSSELIYANESGALNEAMSDIFGASIEAYRDGAVSANTWKIGEECWTPATAGDALRYMNDPAIAGDYDYYPTRYTGTSDSGGVHWNSGIANLAFHLMVNGGTHPRGKTSNVVPALDSNSYASIQKGAAIFYRANTVYLTPGSTFSDARGATVQAATDLYGASAATSVNEAWTAVGVAAPPSWTTIATLTNVSGARNSNTNLSYVKPAGATSMRFQLAGGTGDADLYVKFGSAPTTTSYDCRSAGATSDESCTINAAQSGTYYVLIRAYSAFSGSTFTVSAGQ, encoded by the coding sequence ATGCGCATCCGTCATTACGCCTCGCTCGCTTCCTTCCTGCTGCTGGGAAGCGCCTGCGGCCCGACCGACACCGTTGAAGACGCCTCGAAGGTGGAGGCACAGCAGGACAGCGCGCTGGCGGCGAAGCCCGTGCGTGGCGACGGTCTGCGCCGGCTCCAGGCGGAGCGCCCCGGCTTCGCCAAGGGCGCGGGAGAGCTGTCCACGCGGCGCTTCCACGTGGACGGGCGCGGCCAGGCGCATGAGCGCCTTGCGCAGACGTTCCAGGGCGTGCCTGTCTTTGGCGCCGCGGCCATCGTCCACCTGGACGCGAACGGCGCGGTCGCGGGCGTGACGGACAAGCTGGTGCGCAACCTCAAGGTGGAGACCACGCCCCGGCTCAAGGCGGACGAGGCCATCCAGCGCGCCGTCGCGAGCGTGGAGCAGGCGGGCGGCGTGCTCACGGGCGCGCCCCGCGCGGACCTGCAGATCCTCGCCGACCAGAAGGACACCCGCCTGACGTGGCGCGTGCAGTTGGCCACGATGGACGTGGACGGCCTGCCCTCCATGCCGAACGTCTTCATCGACGCGCGCACGGGCGACACCGTCTGGGGCTTCGACAACCTGCAGACCCACCGCAACCGCAAGACGTACACGGCGAAGAACCGCACCACGCTGCCGGGCACGCTGGTGCGCAGCGAGGGCCAGGGCCCGTCGGGTGACGCGCTGCTGGACCAGGCCCACGACAACGCGGGCTTCACGTATGACTTCTACGCCAACGTGTTCGGCCGGGACAGCTACGACGGGCTGGGCACGACGCTCACCTCCAGCGTCCACTACAGCAAGAACTACGTGAACGCGTTCTGGGACGGGACGCAGATGGTCTACGGCGACGGTGACGGCGTGCAGTCCAGCGCCCTCACGGTGCTGGACGTCGTGGGCCACGAGCTGACCCATGCCGTCACGGACACGTCCTCGGAGCTCATCTACGCCAACGAGTCCGGCGCGCTGAACGAGGCCATGTCCGACATCTTCGGCGCCTCCATCGAGGCGTACCGGGACGGCGCCGTCAGCGCCAACACCTGGAAGATTGGCGAGGAGTGCTGGACGCCGGCCACCGCGGGCGACGCCTTGCGCTACATGAACGACCCGGCCATCGCGGGGGACTACGACTACTACCCCACGCGCTACACCGGCACGTCCGACAGCGGCGGCGTGCACTGGAACTCCGGCATCGCGAACCTGGCGTTCCACCTGATGGTCAACGGCGGCACGCACCCGCGCGGCAAGACGAGCAACGTGGTGCCCGCGCTGGACAGCAACAGCTACGCCAGCATCCAGAAGGGCGCGGCCATCTTCTACCGCGCGAACACCGTCTACCTGACGCCGGGCAGCACCTTCTCCGACGCGCGAGGCGCCACCGTGCAGGCGGCCACCGACCTGTACGGCGCCAGCGCCGCCACGTCCGTCAACGAGGCCTGGACCGCCGTGGGCGTGGCCGCTCCTCCGAGCTGGACCACCATCGCGACGCTGACCAACGTCTCCGGCGCCCGCAACAGCAACACCAACCTGAGCTACGTGAAGCCGGCCGGCGCCACGTCCATGCGCTTCCAGCTCGCAGGCGGCACGGGTGACGCGGACCTGTACGTGAAGTTCGGCAGCGCGCCCACGACCACCAGCTACGACTGCCGCTCCGCGGGCGCCACCAGCGACGAGTCCTGCACCATCAACGCCGCGCAGTCGGGCACGTACTACGTGCTCATCCGCGCCTACAGCGCGTTCTCCGGCTCCACCTTCACGGTGAGCGCCGGGCAGTAA
- a CDS encoding propionate--CoA ligase has protein sequence MGSYRDFYRRSIEAPDAFWAEQARLIDWERPFDQVLDASRPPFARWFVGGRTNLCHNAVDRHLATRADQPALVFESSETDQRRQYTYAQLHAEVNRVAAMLRSLGVKRGDRVIVYMPMVPEAVFVLLACTRLGAIHSVVFGGFAAHSLAMRIDDAKPVLLVTADAGMRAGRVIPYKPLVDEALSLAKHPPAHVLVLDRGLVPGSPVTPRRDVDFASLGARHEGAQVPVEWLESSEPSYILYTSGTTGKPKGVQRDTGGYAVALTASMRHIYTGQPGEVMFTASDIGWVVGHSYIVYGPLLNGMTTVLYEGLPIRPDAAVWWRLIEQHQVSVMFTSPTAIRILKKQDAAFLKRHDTSSLRYLFLAGEPLDAPTHAWISDALPATQVLDNYWQTETGWPILGPVPGVEPRKRKLGSPGVAIYGYRVKLVDGLSGEAVTAPNHKGVLVIEPPLPPGCLSTVWGDDARFVSTYFTSFDAPLYNTFDWATRDEDGDYFILGRTDDVINVAGHRLGTREIEEAISGHPAIAEVAVVGVKDELKGQVVMAFAVPRDPARLHREQDRDALAQEVMDTVGRTLGAVARPAAVYVVANLPKTRSGKLLRRSIQAVAEDREPGDLTTIEDPGALEGIQAAVKARPPKA, from the coding sequence ATGGGCAGCTATCGGGACTTCTACCGCCGCTCCATTGAAGCGCCGGATGCGTTCTGGGCGGAGCAGGCCCGGCTCATCGACTGGGAGCGGCCCTTCGACCAGGTGCTGGACGCCTCCCGCCCGCCGTTCGCGCGCTGGTTCGTCGGCGGGCGCACCAACCTGTGCCACAACGCCGTGGACCGGCACCTGGCCACCCGCGCGGACCAACCGGCGCTCGTCTTCGAATCCTCCGAAACCGACCAGCGCCGCCAGTACACGTACGCCCAACTGCACGCGGAGGTGAACCGGGTGGCGGCCATGCTGCGCTCGCTGGGCGTGAAGCGCGGCGACCGCGTCATCGTCTACATGCCCATGGTGCCGGAGGCCGTCTTCGTGCTGCTCGCCTGCACGCGGCTGGGGGCCATCCACTCGGTGGTGTTCGGCGGCTTCGCGGCGCACAGCCTGGCCATGCGCATCGACGACGCGAAGCCGGTCCTGCTGGTGACGGCGGATGCGGGCATGCGCGCGGGCCGGGTCATCCCCTACAAGCCGCTGGTGGACGAGGCCCTGTCGCTGGCGAAGCACCCGCCCGCGCACGTGCTGGTGTTGGACCGGGGGCTCGTGCCCGGCAGCCCCGTCACGCCGAGGCGCGACGTGGACTTCGCCTCGCTGGGCGCGCGGCACGAGGGGGCGCAGGTGCCGGTGGAGTGGCTGGAGTCCTCCGAGCCCAGCTACATCCTCTACACGTCCGGCACCACCGGGAAGCCCAAGGGCGTGCAGCGCGACACGGGCGGCTACGCGGTGGCGCTGACCGCGTCCATGCGCCACATCTACACGGGGCAGCCGGGCGAGGTGATGTTCACCGCCTCCGACATCGGCTGGGTGGTGGGCCACTCGTACATCGTCTATGGCCCGCTCCTGAACGGCATGACGACGGTGCTCTACGAGGGCCTGCCCATCCGGCCGGACGCCGCCGTCTGGTGGCGCCTCATCGAGCAGCACCAGGTGAGCGTGATGTTCACGTCGCCCACCGCCATCCGCATCCTGAAGAAGCAGGACGCCGCGTTCCTCAAGCGCCACGACACCTCCAGCCTGCGCTACCTGTTCCTCGCCGGTGAGCCGCTGGACGCGCCCACGCACGCGTGGATTTCAGACGCGCTGCCGGCCACGCAGGTGCTGGACAACTACTGGCAGACGGAGACGGGCTGGCCCATCCTGGGGCCCGTTCCCGGGGTGGAGCCGCGCAAGCGCAAGCTGGGCTCACCGGGCGTGGCCATCTACGGCTACCGCGTGAAGCTGGTGGACGGGCTGAGCGGGGAGGCGGTGACGGCGCCGAACCACAAGGGCGTGCTTGTCATCGAGCCGCCGCTGCCGCCGGGGTGTCTGTCCACGGTGTGGGGCGACGACGCGCGCTTCGTCTCCACGTACTTCACCAGCTTCGATGCGCCCCTCTACAACACCTTCGACTGGGCCACGCGCGACGAGGACGGGGACTACTTCATCCTGGGCCGCACCGACGACGTCATCAACGTGGCCGGCCACCGGCTGGGCACGCGTGAGATTGAAGAGGCCATCAGCGGCCACCCGGCCATCGCGGAGGTGGCGGTGGTGGGCGTGAAGGACGAGCTCAAGGGTCAGGTGGTGATGGCCTTCGCCGTGCCCAGGGACCCCGCGCGCCTGCACCGCGAGCAGGACCGCGACGCGCTCGCGCAAGAGGTGATGGACACGGTGGGCCGCACGCTGGGGGCCGTGGCCCGCCCGGCGGCGGTGTACGTGGTGGCGAACCTGCCCAAGACGCGCTCCGGCAAGCTGCTGCGCCGGAGCATCCAGGCGGTGGCGGAGGACCGGGAGCCGGGCGACCTCACCACCATCGAGGACCCGGGCGCCCTGGAGGGCATCCAGGCGGCGGTGAAGGCGCGGCCTCCGAAGGCCTGA
- a CDS encoding cytochrome P450, with the protein MHAPSAAEVLPPALPSGLPWVGQGLEYRRDPLGFFLRYAGAGAVVRTRFVGTPIYLLNTSDAIEHVLVKNFRNYPKDAFQKRALEAVVGQGLFTSHGDVWMRRRRMMQPAFHKQLLTAHGSVAVKAANTWLESRREGASFDAYPEMMALTLEVVAETLFGADLSARARELGRAMEAVMLHAQFLFDTPLPLPAWLPTPGQRRFQAAMRALHAVVDDVVERRRRQGGTGDDLLGLLLEAQAGDGEPLTDAQLRDECLTLMIAGHETTAVALTLSLWLLARHPEAEATLRRELATVLGGREPTVADLPSLPYCEQVVKESLRLYPPAWGMSRVAEEDDRMDGVHVPAGTVVAWSQWALHRDAHHFPEPEAFRPERWADGLERRLPRFAYCPFGGGSRLCIGAGSALMVIRLVLATVLQRFHFDAEPGPAPEVLPAITLRPKGGVPLTPRKV; encoded by the coding sequence ATGCACGCCCCTTCCGCCGCCGAGGTCCTGCCTCCCGCGCTTCCCTCGGGGCTGCCGTGGGTGGGCCAGGGGCTGGAGTACCGGAGGGATCCGCTGGGCTTCTTCCTGCGCTACGCGGGCGCGGGCGCGGTGGTGCGGACGCGCTTCGTGGGGACGCCCATCTACCTGCTCAACACGTCGGACGCCATCGAGCACGTGCTGGTGAAGAACTTCCGCAACTACCCGAAGGACGCCTTCCAGAAGCGCGCCCTGGAGGCGGTGGTGGGACAGGGGTTGTTCACCAGCCACGGCGACGTCTGGATGCGGCGGCGGCGGATGATGCAGCCGGCCTTCCACAAGCAACTGCTGACCGCGCACGGGAGCGTGGCGGTGAAGGCGGCGAACACGTGGCTCGAGTCGCGACGTGAGGGAGCGTCCTTCGACGCGTATCCGGAGATGATGGCGCTGACGCTGGAGGTGGTGGCGGAGACGCTCTTCGGCGCGGACCTCTCCGCGCGGGCGCGAGAGCTGGGACGGGCCATGGAGGCGGTGATGCTGCACGCCCAGTTCCTCTTCGACACGCCCCTCCCGCTGCCCGCGTGGCTGCCCACGCCGGGACAGCGGCGGTTCCAGGCCGCGATGCGCGCGCTGCACGCCGTCGTGGACGACGTGGTGGAGCGACGGAGGAGGCAGGGAGGCACTGGAGACGACCTGCTGGGGCTGCTGCTGGAGGCGCAGGCCGGAGACGGCGAACCCCTGACGGACGCGCAGCTGCGCGACGAATGTCTGACATTGATGATCGCCGGGCATGAGACAACGGCCGTCGCGCTGACGCTCAGCCTGTGGTTGCTGGCGCGTCATCCGGAGGCGGAGGCCACGCTGCGGCGCGAGCTGGCCACGGTGCTGGGAGGCCGCGAGCCCACGGTGGCGGACCTGCCGTCGCTGCCGTACTGCGAGCAGGTGGTGAAGGAGTCGCTGCGGCTGTATCCGCCCGCGTGGGGAATGAGCCGGGTGGCGGAGGAGGACGACCGGATGGACGGCGTCCACGTCCCCGCCGGCACGGTGGTCGCGTGGTCGCAGTGGGCGCTGCACCGGGACGCTCACCACTTCCCGGAGCCGGAGGCCTTCCGTCCCGAGCGCTGGGCGGATGGCCTGGAGCGGCGCCTCCCGCGCTTCGCCTACTGCCCGTTCGGAGGAGGGTCCAGGCTCTGCATCGGCGCGGGCTCGGCGTTGATGGTGATCCGACTGGTGCTGGCCACGGTGCTCCAGCGCTTCCACTTCGACGCGGAGCCAGGGCCCGCGCCAGAGGTCCTCCCCGCCATCACGCTGCGCCCGAAGGGCGGCGTTCCGCTCACGCCAAGGAAGGTGTAG
- a CDS encoding alpha/beta fold hydrolase translates to MTLALTAPERSHHLEREHGRRVGWTEWGAPDGVPVLFCTGAATSSSLGFGAEAVRELGVRLLCVDRAGLGLSQPDPDKDFSRWTADVVAVLEATGVSRPPVVGFSQGAPFAVALAGAGRVSAMALVAGQDELAHPATRALLPPQVAGMVSAIEADRAGFEAGFAARADADGMWALVDGMSGPEDRARYREPAFEAAYRQALREGFAQGASGYARDLTLAMGPWPFPPEAITVPVRLWYGALDTSPVHSPDGGALLATRFPRAVRHFLPDEGGSLLWTRARDILRDLLAAAE, encoded by the coding sequence ATGACGCTTGCATTGACGGCACCGGAGCGCAGTCACCACCTGGAGCGGGAGCACGGACGGCGGGTGGGCTGGACGGAATGGGGCGCGCCTGACGGCGTGCCAGTCCTCTTCTGCACCGGCGCGGCGACGAGCAGCTCGCTGGGCTTTGGCGCGGAGGCGGTGCGCGAGCTGGGAGTGCGGCTGCTCTGCGTGGACCGGGCGGGGCTGGGCCTGTCCCAGCCGGACCCCGACAAGGACTTCTCCCGCTGGACGGCGGACGTCGTGGCGGTGCTGGAGGCCACGGGCGTGTCGCGGCCTCCCGTGGTGGGGTTCTCCCAGGGTGCGCCGTTCGCGGTGGCCCTCGCGGGAGCGGGGCGCGTGTCCGCGATGGCGCTCGTGGCGGGACAGGACGAGCTGGCCCATCCCGCCACCCGGGCCCTGTTGCCGCCGCAGGTCGCGGGGATGGTTTCCGCCATCGAGGCGGATCGCGCGGGCTTCGAGGCCGGCTTCGCGGCGCGCGCGGACGCGGACGGCATGTGGGCGCTGGTCGACGGCATGAGCGGGCCGGAGGATCGCGCGCGCTACCGCGAGCCCGCCTTCGAAGCGGCGTATCGCCAAGCGCTGCGCGAGGGCTTCGCGCAAGGCGCCAGCGGCTACGCGCGCGACCTGACCCTGGCGATGGGCCCGTGGCCCTTCCCTCCCGAAGCCATCACCGTGCCCGTGCGGCTCTGGTACGGGGCGCTCGACACCAGCCCGGTGCATTCGCCGGATGGAGGCGCGCTGCTCGCCACGCGCTTCCCTCGCGCGGTCCGCCACTTCCTGCCGGACGAAGGCGGCTCGCTGCTGTGGACGCGCGCACGGGACATCCTCCGCGACCTGCTGGCCGCCGCGGAGTGA